Proteins encoded by one window of Vibrio panuliri:
- a CDS encoding class I SAM-dependent methyltransferase, with the protein MASPQRSPKTRYQIPANLLQPLWFRSRESLADDGLVYDPIAANACHRCKLAPECFAGDIDQKQLLHATLTQLCDDQVNTFLKHNPDGWIINVGAGLDTRFYRIDNGLCHWIELDVTENLLWRQKLFHNSERYHHHCGSVIDLSWLDEISIPENAPVMIVCEHALLDMANAQVASFVQTLGRHFDDARACLVLAGDLSQSKLGQKMGSGEYAHGYESAKDAMTQYLPWLRRVRTFSPLDKQCRRWKWWQRWLTKLASAKHRFTPVVVLLRW; encoded by the coding sequence ATGGCTAGCCCGCAACGTTCCCCCAAAACTCGTTATCAGATCCCCGCGAATTTGCTGCAACCTCTTTGGTTTCGTAGCAGAGAGAGCCTTGCTGATGATGGGCTAGTTTACGATCCGATTGCGGCCAATGCATGCCATCGCTGCAAACTTGCCCCTGAATGCTTTGCTGGTGATATCGACCAGAAGCAACTCCTGCACGCCACACTAACCCAATTGTGTGATGACCAAGTTAATACCTTCCTTAAACATAATCCAGATGGTTGGATCATCAACGTCGGTGCGGGACTCGATACACGTTTTTATCGCATCGATAATGGTTTGTGCCATTGGATAGAGCTAGATGTCACAGAGAACTTACTCTGGCGGCAAAAGCTTTTTCACAACAGTGAGCGTTACCACCATCATTGCGGTAGCGTGATCGATCTTTCGTGGCTTGATGAGATCAGCATCCCTGAAAACGCTCCTGTTATGATCGTGTGTGAACATGCATTGCTTGATATGGCAAATGCTCAAGTGGCGAGCTTTGTTCAAACGTTAGGTCGTCATTTTGATGATGCAAGAGCCTGTTTGGTTCTGGCTGGGGACTTGAGTCAATCTAAGTTAGGGCAAAAGATGGGGTCGGGGGAGTATGCGCATGGATATGAGTCGGCGAAAGATGCAATGACTCAATATTTACCTTGGCTGAGAAGAGTTCGAACTTTCTCGCCACTAGACAAACAGTGTCGGCGTTGGAAGTGGTGGCAAAGATGGCTAACCAAGTTAGCGTCTGCCAAACATCGCTTTACACCTGTGGTTGTATTGTTGCGCTGGTAG
- the lexA gene encoding transcriptional repressor LexA — MKPLTPRQQQVFDLIKSKIDETGMPPTRAEIAKELGFRSANAAEEHLKALARKQAIEIIPGASRGIRILLTDDAANDDQGLPLIGQVAAGEPILAQEHVEAHYQVDPSMFRPQADFLLRVNGESMKDIGIMDGDLLAVHKTQDVRDGQVVVARVDDDVTVKRLERKGSTVLLHAENQEFEPIKVDLTSQHLAIEGIAVGIIRNTDWM, encoded by the coding sequence ATGAAGCCGTTAACGCCCCGCCAGCAACAAGTTTTTGATTTAATCAAAAGTAAGATTGATGAGACAGGCATGCCACCAACGCGTGCCGAAATTGCTAAAGAACTCGGTTTTCGCTCGGCGAATGCCGCAGAAGAACACCTTAAAGCACTCGCTCGTAAACAAGCGATCGAGATTATTCCTGGTGCATCACGAGGTATCCGTATTTTGCTAACGGATGACGCAGCCAATGACGATCAGGGTCTTCCATTAATTGGTCAAGTCGCTGCTGGTGAGCCTATTTTGGCGCAAGAGCATGTAGAAGCTCATTACCAAGTTGATCCAAGCATGTTTAGACCACAAGCTGACTTTTTATTGCGAGTTAACGGCGAGTCGATGAAAGATATTGGTATCATGGATGGCGACTTGTTGGCAGTGCACAAAACGCAAGATGTCCGTGATGGACAAGTCGTCGTGGCACGTGTTGATGATGACGTGACGGTTAAGCGTTTAGAGCGCAAGGGTTCGACGGTGTTATTGCATGCAGAAAACCAAGAATTTGAGCCAATTAAAGTCGATTTAACCAGCCAGCACCTTGCTATTGAAGGGATCGCGGTGGGTATTATTCGTAATACAGATTGGATGTAA
- a CDS encoding diacylglycerol kinase — MKSKSSHGFKRVFNATRYSWQGLVAAFKNEAAFREEVLLTFIMLPVALWLDVTQVERILLVGTVVLVLIIELINSAIEAVVDRIGSEHHELSGRAKDIGSAAVMLAMLLTGYTWLAILFF, encoded by the coding sequence GTGAAAAGTAAATCGTCCCATGGTTTCAAACGAGTGTTCAATGCAACACGTTATTCATGGCAAGGCCTAGTTGCAGCGTTTAAAAATGAAGCGGCGTTCCGTGAAGAGGTGCTGCTTACCTTTATCATGCTACCCGTCGCTCTGTGGCTTGATGTGACTCAGGTAGAGCGCATTCTTCTTGTGGGAACCGTGGTTCTGGTTTTGATCATCGAATTGATTAATAGCGCGATTGAAGCGGTGGTTGACCGTATTGGCTCGGAGCATCATGAACTTTCCGGGCGAGCAAAAGATATAGGGTCCGCTGCGGTAATGCTCGCAATGCTTTTAACGGGTTATACGTGGCTAGCTATCCTCTTTTTCTAA
- the plsB gene encoding glycerol-3-phosphate 1-O-acyltransferase PlsB: MSSGRSLSRSLLKLPLSALVKGTAIPSNPIEDHSIDINKPIVYALPYRSAVDLLTLQKQVKSLGLPDPLQPLEINGKSFNRYVFISSRETVLSNDNDVPAESIALFSELLALHKEDTELDVQVIPVTVLWGRKPGKEGKHTSYLQSLNGPQKAKAVLISGRDCLVRISPVVSLRYMANSHGTDASIAHKLARVARIHFSRQKLAASGPNLPSRQALFKRLMKSKAIEKAIEDEANAKGISLDKVRKEAHDMMDEIAADFSYSLVRSGDRILGWLWNRIYQGLNINNAATVRRLAQDGHEIVYVPCHRSHMDYLLLSYVLYHEGMVPPHIAAGINLNFFPAGPIFRRGGAFFIRRSFKGNRLYSTIFREYLAELFAKGYSVEYFSEGGRSRTGRLLQAKTGMLAMTVQAMLRGLNRPVTLVPVYIGYEHVMEVGTYAKELRGSRKEKENAGLVLRTIRKLRNFGQGYVNFGEPIPVNQYLNEHAPEWTKDIDPMGGSKPQWLTPVVNGLATKMMTHINDAAAANALTLCATALLASRQRALSRDSLVQQIECYLSILKNVPYSATCTVPNEDAEALVQHAESLDKFVIESDTMGEIVSLDRNQSILMTYYRNNIIHLFAIPALIAQMLVRRQKLSMAQIKANVAMVYPFLKQELFLSIEETQLDQVVEAYVTELANQGLLSINDEMVEIKQNNTLVLVLLGRTISETLQRYAIALNLLVAMPELDKSELETKSQDIAQRLGRLHGINAPEFFDKGVFAAMFTTLKEQTYLNAEGDCDIEKTRQFAELLYTMLYPEVRLTIRESVCQAAELNEISALEQE, encoded by the coding sequence ATGTCTTCTGGACGTTCACTATCACGCTCCCTACTGAAGCTACCGCTATCGGCACTAGTAAAGGGAACGGCTATACCTTCAAATCCGATTGAAGATCATAGCATTGATATTAACAAGCCCATTGTTTATGCACTCCCTTACCGCTCTGCGGTTGACTTGTTGACGCTGCAAAAACAAGTCAAATCTCTAGGTTTGCCTGACCCGCTACAGCCTCTCGAAATTAACGGTAAGAGTTTTAATCGCTACGTCTTTATCTCATCGCGTGAAACCGTGTTGAGCAACGATAATGATGTGCCCGCCGAGTCTATCGCGCTATTTTCTGAGTTACTAGCACTACATAAAGAAGATACTGAGCTCGATGTTCAAGTTATCCCGGTCACCGTACTTTGGGGACGTAAGCCAGGAAAAGAGGGCAAACATACCTCTTATCTACAATCTCTAAATGGCCCGCAAAAAGCCAAGGCCGTGCTCATCTCGGGTCGAGATTGCCTAGTGCGAATTAGCCCTGTGGTCTCTCTACGTTATATGGCTAACTCTCATGGCACTGATGCCTCGATTGCTCATAAGCTGGCGCGTGTGGCTCGCATTCACTTCTCACGCCAGAAACTTGCGGCATCAGGCCCTAACCTACCAAGCCGCCAAGCACTCTTTAAGCGCCTAATGAAATCCAAGGCGATTGAAAAAGCGATTGAAGATGAAGCGAATGCCAAAGGCATTTCATTGGATAAAGTTCGCAAAGAAGCGCACGATATGATGGATGAGATTGCCGCAGACTTCTCCTATTCGCTGGTGCGCAGCGGTGACCGAATCCTAGGTTGGTTGTGGAATCGAATTTACCAAGGACTCAACATCAATAATGCTGCGACGGTTCGCCGTTTAGCACAAGATGGGCACGAGATTGTTTATGTTCCTTGCCATCGCAGCCATATGGACTATTTGCTGCTCTCTTATGTTTTGTATCATGAGGGCATGGTTCCACCACACATTGCTGCGGGCATTAATCTTAATTTCTTCCCAGCAGGTCCAATCTTCCGTCGCGGCGGGGCGTTCTTCATTCGCCGCAGCTTTAAAGGCAACCGTCTTTATTCCACTATCTTCCGCGAATACTTAGCTGAACTCTTTGCCAAAGGTTACTCTGTCGAGTACTTCAGTGAAGGGGGCCGTTCACGCACAGGTCGCTTATTACAAGCTAAAACCGGCATGCTGGCGATGACGGTGCAGGCGATGCTTCGCGGCCTTAACCGCCCAGTGACACTTGTCCCCGTTTACATTGGCTATGAACATGTCATGGAAGTCGGCACTTACGCCAAAGAGTTGCGCGGCAGTCGTAAAGAGAAAGAGAACGCAGGCTTGGTACTGCGCACAATTCGCAAACTGCGTAACTTCGGTCAAGGCTACGTTAACTTTGGCGAACCTATTCCAGTGAACCAATACCTGAATGAACATGCTCCGGAATGGACCAAGGACATTGATCCGATGGGCGGTTCAAAACCACAATGGCTAACGCCAGTGGTCAATGGGTTAGCCACTAAGATGATGACGCATATTAATGATGCCGCAGCGGCCAACGCACTGACTCTGTGTGCAACCGCACTACTGGCGTCTCGTCAGCGAGCGCTGTCTCGTGACAGTCTTGTCCAGCAAATTGAATGCTACCTGTCCATTTTGAAAAATGTACCTTACTCCGCAACTTGCACTGTGCCCAATGAAGATGCAGAAGCGCTAGTTCAACATGCGGAATCTCTCGACAAGTTCGTTATCGAAAGTGACACGATGGGTGAAATAGTCTCTCTCGATCGTAACCAGTCTATTTTGATGACCTACTACCGCAACAACATCATCCATCTGTTTGCGATTCCAGCTTTGATCGCACAAATGTTGGTTCGCCGCCAGAAGCTGTCGATGGCGCAGATAAAAGCCAATGTTGCCATGGTTTATCCATTCCTTAAGCAAGAGCTATTCTTAAGCATTGAAGAGACGCAACTTGACCAAGTTGTGGAAGCCTATGTGACTGAACTGGCAAACCAAGGACTGTTGAGCATCAATGACGAGATGGTTGAGATTAAGCAAAACAACACGCTAGTGCTAGTGTTGCTTGGCCGAACTATTTCAGAAACCCTGCAGCGTTATGCCATCGCTCTCAACCTACTGGTCGCGATGCCAGAACTAGATAAGTCGGAGCTCGAAACCAAGAGCCAAGATATTGCTCAGCGTTTAGGTCGCTTGCATGGTATTAATGCTCCTGAGTTTTTTGACAAAGGCGTTTTTGCCGCTATGTTCACTACGCTGAA